TCAAGAAATCGGGTCCCTATGATCTGATCATTATCGATCCGCCGTCATTCCAAAAGGGCAGCTTTGCATTAACCAAAGACTACGCCAAGATTTTACGTCGTCTACCCGATTTATTGAGCGAGAAAGGCCAAGTCTTGGCTTGTGTGAATTCACCGGCAGTGGATTGCAGCTTTTTGATTGATGGAATGGCGGAAGCAGCGCCTGAGCTTACGTTTGTGGAGCGTTTGGCTAACCCAGAAGAGTTTGCCGATATTGACGAGCAAGCGTCGCTAAAATGTTTGGTGTTTAAGAGATAATACCGCACTTCCATATTGAACTAGCCCCGTCGTTACTATATATAATAATCGCGGGGCTTTTTTACACTCATTTATTGTTTTAGCGTGTGGTAGCCGGCCCAAATTCGGGTCGCTGTTGTAAACCAGCAAGCCGCACCATACACATAGGCGATCAGCGCAAAATGAGTAGGGAATAGACAAAACAGAACAAAGCAGGCGATGGTTTCAGTGCCTTCCGTTAAACCACTCATGTAATAGAGCGATTTGTTTTGATAGACCGGATTTTCAATTCCGCGTTTACTCGCCATCACAGCAAAAGCAAGAAAGCTTGAACCGGTGCCAATAAATGAAAAAATCAAAAACGCACCTGCGACGGCATTTTGTTCAGCATTGGCTAGCACAAACCCAAAGGGTATCAGTGAGTAAAATAGAAAATCCAAACTGATATCGAGAAACCCGCCAGCATCAGTAATGCCTTGAATGCGGGCAATCGCCCCATCAAGCCCATCACAGATTCGATTGAGCACAATAAACGTTAGAGCTAGCCAGTAATTTTCCAGCGCTAAAGCAGGCAATGCCAAGCAACCAATTACAAAACCAACCACCGTAGTTTGGTTGGCGGTAATGCCGCTTTTATTTAGTGCTTTCGCACCAAGGGTTAATGGCGCACGAATAATTTTAATACTAAATCTATCAAGCATGGTCTGGTACAACTTGTGGTTCTAAATGGTTTTGCCATGGCCAGTGCAACACTTGCGCATTGCTTGGCACGTCATCGATATCATGGGTGACTAATAATGTCGGTACATTCGCTCGCTGTAATTGTTCAAATACCCAATCTCGAAATTGGCTGCGTAACTCTTTGTCTAATTTGCTAAATGGCTCATCCAATAGGGCGGCTTGCGGCTTGGCTAACAGCATTCTCAGCAAACTAATGCGAGCACGTTGCCCGCCTGAGATTTGGTCTGGATAAGCGTTAGCCAATGCTTCTAATTGAACTTGCTCTAAACATGCCATCGCCTGTTGTTGTCTTTTGATGCCTTTCACTTCGTTAGGGAGAGCAAATGCAAGGTTTTGCCACACGTTCCAATGAGGAAAAAGCAAATCATCTTGAAACAGAATGCCAATTTGCCGAGCGTGAGGCGCAACGTGATCGAGCGCCTTTTGATTCAGTAGTACTTCTCCGGTGTAGCGAAAGTCTTGGCTCATGTGGCCGGCAATAAGATTGAGCAACGTGG
Above is a window of Vibrio taketomensis DNA encoding:
- a CDS encoding CDP-alcohol phosphatidyltransferase family protein, which encodes MLDRFSIKIIRAPLTLGAKALNKSGITANQTTVVGFVIGCLALPALALENYWLALTFIVLNRICDGLDGAIARIQGITDAGGFLDISLDFLFYSLIPFGFVLANAEQNAVAGAFLIFSFIGTGSSFLAFAVMASKRGIENPVYQNKSLYYMSGLTEGTETIACFVLFCLFPTHFALIAYVYGAACWFTTATRIWAGYHTLKQ
- a CDS encoding ATP-binding cassette domain-containing protein — its product is MTLFLNNLTVSKPNGEVLFEQFHAQIEPGQVLTVMGPSGCGKSTLLNLIAGHMSQDFRYTGEVLLNQKALDHVAPHARQIGILFQDDLLFPHWNVWQNLAFALPNEVKGIKRQQQAMACLEQVQLEALANAYPDQISGGQRARISLLRMLLAKPQAALLDEPFSKLDKELRSQFRDWVFEQLQRANVPTLLVTHDIDDVPSNAQVLHWPWQNHLEPQVVPDHA